One stretch of Emys orbicularis isolate rEmyOrb1 chromosome 5, rEmyOrb1.hap1, whole genome shotgun sequence DNA includes these proteins:
- the PCGF1 gene encoding polycomb group RING finger protein 1, with the protein MASPPQGGPMAIAMRLRNQLQAVYKMDPLRNEEEVKVKMKELNEHIVCCLCAGYFIDATTITECLHTFCKSCIVKYLQTSKYCPMCNTKIHETQPLLNLKLDRVMQDVVYKLVPGLQESEEKRIRDFYQSRGLDRVTQPSSEDPVVDTMGLPYSSFDHSRAHYYRYDEHVSLCLERQSSSKEKNKTSLQQKFVRCSVRAQVRHLRRVLCHRLGLALQHVQILYGGEVLPDHMTMKQLWLSRWFGRPAPLLLHYSVKERGGREPRGGVNPSTSCSAELNRLITVTARPPRSDGEIMGPGRGAADNEP; encoded by the exons ATGGCGTCTCCTCCTCAGGGGGGCCCGATGGCGATCGCCATGCGGCTGCGGAACCAGCTCCAGGCCGTCTACAAGATGGACCCGCTGCGCAACGAG GAGGAGGTGAAGGTGAAGATGAAGGAGCTGAACGAGCACATCGTGTGCTGCCTCTGCGCCGGGTACTTCATCGACGCCACCACCATCACCGAGTGTCTGCATACCT TCTGCAAGAGCTGCATCGTGAAGTACCTGCAGACCAGCAAGTACTGCCCCATGTGCAACACCAAGATCCACGAGACCCAGCCGCTGCTCAACCTCAAGCTGGACCGCGTCATGCAGGACGTGGTCTACAAGCTGGTGCCCGGCCTGCAGGAAa GCGAGGAGAAGCGGATCCGGGATTTCTACCAGTCGCGGGGCCTTGACCGAGTGACCCAGCCCAGCAGTGAGG ATCCCGTGGTCGACACGATGGGTTTGCCCTACAGCAGCTTCGACCACTCCCGTGCCCACTACTACCGCTACGACGAGCACGTCTCCCTGTGCCTGGAGCGGCAGAG ctccagcaaAGAGAAGAACAAGACTAGTTTGCAG CAGAAGTTCGTGCGCTGCTCGGTGCGGGCCCAGGTGCGTCACCTGCGCAGGGTCCTGTGTCACCGCCTGGGGCTGGCACTGCAGCAC GTGCAGATCCTGTACGGCGGCGAGGTGCTCCCAGATCACATGACCATGAAGCAGCTGTGGCTGTCGCGCTGGTTTGGCAGG CCTGCGCCCCTGCTCCTGCATTACAGCgtgaaggagagaggag GGAGGGAGCCGCGTGGAGGCGTTAACCCCAGCACCAGTTGCTCTGCTGAGCTCAATCGATTAATCACCGTCACCGCCCGCCCCCCCAGGAGTGATGGGGAAATAATGGGCCCAGGCCGTGGGGCTGCAGATAATGAGCCGTGA